The following proteins come from a genomic window of Companilactobacillus pabuli:
- a CDS encoding PRD domain-containing protein: MKFVKNYNNNAALVVDDENVEWMIVGKGIGFGKKPGDLVDASKITQKFKSVNNDEIDTLKEYDEDIINVTTDIVQDVEAFLKVKFNDYQYLILADHINFAYKRAKEHIEFTDRAVSWEVKKLFPKEYQASVRAIEIIREDLGVMFPKGELVFLTYHFVNLENEKETLQDTIQVSKMIADIINIIQISYHTTLDDESFNYSRLVSHLRYFLIRKLKSNNTSTEQLDPSLLKLMIMKYPDENATVQKISTFLRNTKGWALSQNDQVYLILHVWRVTHRNN; the protein is encoded by the coding sequence TTGAAATTTGTCAAAAATTATAATAATAATGCCGCTCTTGTCGTCGATGATGAAAACGTTGAATGGATGATTGTTGGAAAAGGAATTGGATTTGGCAAGAAGCCGGGTGATTTGGTGGACGCATCAAAGATTACTCAAAAATTCAAATCAGTTAATAATGATGAAATCGATACTTTAAAAGAGTATGACGAAGACATTATTAATGTAACGACTGACATTGTTCAAGACGTCGAAGCTTTCTTGAAAGTTAAATTCAATGACTATCAATATTTGATTTTGGCTGATCATATCAATTTCGCGTATAAACGTGCTAAAGAACACATTGAGTTTACAGATCGAGCAGTTAGTTGGGAAGTTAAAAAATTATTCCCTAAAGAATATCAAGCTTCTGTTCGAGCTATTGAAATTATTCGAGAAGATTTGGGTGTCATGTTTCCAAAGGGTGAATTAGTTTTTCTAACTTATCATTTCGTTAATCTCGAAAATGAAAAGGAAACTTTGCAAGATACGATTCAAGTGTCAAAGATGATTGCGGATATTATTAATATTATTCAGATCAGTTATCACACGACTTTGGATGATGAATCATTTAATTACAGCCGCTTGGTTTCGCATTTGCGATATTTTTTAATTAGAAAATTAAAATCAAACAATACTTCAACTGAACAATTGGATCCGAGTTTATTGAAGCTGATGATTATGAAGTATCCTGATGAAAATGCGACAGTCCAAAAGATCTCAACATTTTTACGCAATACTAAAGGATGGGCACTTTCCCAAAATGATCAAGTTTACTTGATTTTACACGTTTGGCGAGTGACTCATCGTAACAATTAA
- a CDS encoding DUF2975 domain-containing protein, which yields MKIKTTLLKFVTLIIDAFVLFFVVMLSMSMLNAIQDHPFDLLTTVAGVTFLTVGLLVLVISYYLFRIFKLIDNHNFFTQQALHFVRMVRYLFIACSVVLLAILPIAYQAADIDDAPGLIIVALGFIFFPSAIAAFISVMEKILINSIQFKQENELTI from the coding sequence ATGAAAATCAAAACTACTTTACTAAAATTTGTTACTTTGATTATAGATGCTTTTGTTTTATTCTTTGTAGTCATGTTATCGATGAGCATGCTTAACGCTATTCAAGATCATCCCTTTGATTTATTAACAACAGTTGCTGGCGTGACCTTTTTAACTGTGGGTCTATTAGTCCTTGTCATCAGTTACTACTTATTTAGAATTTTCAAATTGATTGACAATCATAATTTCTTTACCCAACAGGCACTACATTTCGTTAGAATGGTCCGCTATCTGTTCATCGCCTGTTCAGTTGTTCTACTCGCAATTTTACCGATAGCTTATCAGGCTGCCGATATCGATGATGCTCCTGGATTAATTATTGTTGCCTTAGGATTTATCTTCTTTCCCAGTGCAATTGCCGCTTTTATTTCAGTCATGGAAAAAATTCTGATCAACTCGATTCAATTTAAACAAGAAAATGAATTAACGATATAG
- a CDS encoding helix-turn-helix domain-containing protein has product MIKINLDLLLVKKNMTVTELAEKVGITQANISILKNGRAKAIRFSTLEKICQTLDCQPGDILEYIQE; this is encoded by the coding sequence ATGATAAAAATAAATTTAGATCTTCTACTAGTCAAAAAGAATATGACTGTTACCGAATTGGCTGAAAAGGTTGGTATCACGCAAGCTAACATCTCAATTTTGAAAAATGGACGTGCTAAAGCAATTCGTTTTTCAACTTTAGAAAAAATCTGTCAAACACTAGACTGTCAGCCCGGTGATATCTTAGAATATATACAGGAATGA